A stretch of Leucobacter aridicollis DNA encodes these proteins:
- a CDS encoding NRDE family protein — MCTVVIEVPADESAPTRVLAVRDEDPNRPWDPPGEWWPTEHPGTLGVRDRRANGAWLAVAPDRGRLAVMVNRAAEMAEPAGGFTSRGGLVLESVAGGALVDPPTAAPFSLVEVAGSAAFVSAWDGVALRRERLSPGVHMLAHHDVDDPRSERIARWLPEFQALAGAPEAEWREQWLGLLARTAELSPTDDEAIVRDNRPLGYPTLSLLTCIAEVSPGGGGAVAGGAGARGAGDGGAGAGAGAGVGAGAGAGVGARGAGAGGLVDLRWAPFTEPGSWGTPAFATA; from the coding sequence ATGTGTACCGTCGTGATCGAGGTCCCCGCTGACGAGTCCGCGCCGACGAGGGTGCTCGCCGTGCGAGATGAGGATCCCAACCGTCCCTGGGATCCGCCAGGCGAATGGTGGCCCACCGAGCACCCCGGCACCCTCGGCGTGCGTGACCGCCGGGCCAACGGCGCCTGGCTCGCCGTCGCGCCCGACCGGGGCAGGCTCGCCGTGATGGTCAATCGGGCCGCCGAGATGGCCGAGCCTGCTGGCGGGTTCACCTCGCGCGGCGGCCTCGTGCTCGAGTCGGTCGCCGGCGGCGCGCTCGTCGACCCGCCCACCGCGGCACCCTTCTCCCTCGTCGAGGTTGCGGGTTCGGCAGCGTTCGTGTCCGCGTGGGACGGGGTCGCGCTGCGGCGCGAACGCCTCTCCCCTGGCGTGCATATGCTCGCGCATCACGACGTCGACGACCCGCGCTCGGAGCGGATCGCTCGCTGGCTGCCAGAGTTCCAGGCGCTGGCCGGAGCACCCGAGGCTGAGTGGCGCGAGCAGTGGCTCGGGCTGCTCGCCCGGACCGCGGAACTCTCGCCCACCGACGACGAGGCGATCGTGCGCGACAACCGGCCGCTCGGCTACCCGACCCTCTCCCTGCTGACGTGCATCGCTGAGGTGTCGCCGGGTGGTGGCGGGGCTGTTGCTGGAGGGGCTGGTGCTCGTGGGGCCGGTGACGGTGGGGCCGGGGCTGGTGCTGGTGCTGGTGTTGGTGCTGGTGCTGGTGCTGGTGTTGGGGCCCGTGGGGCCGGGGC